Proteins encoded by one window of Dryocola sp. LX212:
- a CDS encoding EAL domain-containing protein → MTRRKSLLIFRTAGLILTVFLPVMLAVYFAHVRAASEIRQHLRSFAQLAIEKTELVIQQVTSAQAEAGQFSGQVCSPKHMQKMLDVARSKLYVEDVIYSRSNEFLCSTTYKPPVPFTAPKPNYTRKPNVSIYYYLDTPFFADHKMTYMQRGNYIVLVNPRAYTDVMSDDRTLDYGVYDTVTKEFFSLSEQVNKQHLHQFILGNQKYFTDNDRVYAVEKSPQRPIAVIVSTSGERFNKEWFHQLTLTVPLGVICSIILLLMWSRTRQQLNSPRRLLLRAIEKNLLKLHYQPIVDIHTGRCVGAEALLRWVNYSGQSVSPGSFIPLAEAEGLIQRISDYVVDALFNDLGDFMAMHPELYVSVNLSATDFHCPRLVSVLEEKIEQYGMKAHQIKVEVTERGFIDVPKTRPVIQAFRQAGFEIAIDDFGTGYSNLHNLQFLNVDILKIDKSFIDNLTTDKACYLIAEHIIDMARSLDLKTIAEGVETQEQVDWLQARGVQYCQGWHFAKAMPPHDFINWLALAGQHPPL, encoded by the coding sequence ATGACAAGACGGAAGAGCCTGCTTATATTTCGGACGGCGGGGCTGATACTAACGGTGTTTTTGCCCGTTATGCTGGCAGTATATTTTGCGCACGTTCGAGCTGCGTCTGAGATAAGGCAGCATCTACGCTCTTTTGCGCAATTAGCGATCGAAAAAACAGAGCTTGTTATCCAGCAGGTCACTTCTGCACAGGCGGAGGCAGGGCAGTTTTCCGGGCAGGTTTGCAGCCCAAAGCATATGCAGAAAATGCTGGATGTCGCGCGCAGCAAACTTTATGTCGAAGATGTGATTTACAGCAGGAGCAATGAATTTTTATGCTCTACCACTTATAAGCCTCCGGTGCCGTTCACTGCGCCAAAACCGAATTATACCCGTAAGCCAAACGTGTCAATTTACTATTATCTGGACACGCCCTTTTTTGCTGACCATAAAATGACTTACATGCAGCGTGGGAATTATATTGTGCTGGTTAATCCCCGGGCATACACCGACGTCATGTCAGATGACCGCACACTGGATTATGGCGTCTATGATACTGTCACAAAAGAGTTTTTCTCGTTAAGCGAACAGGTCAACAAACAGCATTTGCACCAGTTTATTCTCGGTAACCAAAAGTACTTTACGGATAATGACCGGGTTTACGCCGTTGAAAAGTCCCCGCAGCGGCCCATCGCGGTGATCGTCTCCACGTCCGGTGAGCGCTTTAATAAAGAGTGGTTTCACCAGCTGACGCTGACCGTACCGCTGGGGGTGATCTGCAGCATTATTCTTCTGCTGATGTGGTCGCGTACTCGCCAGCAGCTTAATTCTCCCCGACGCCTGCTGCTGCGAGCTATCGAGAAAAATCTTCTCAAGCTGCATTACCAGCCGATCGTTGATATCCATACAGGGAGATGCGTCGGCGCAGAGGCCCTGCTGCGCTGGGTAAATTACAGTGGCCAGTCTGTTAGTCCCGGCAGCTTTATTCCACTGGCCGAGGCGGAGGGGCTGATTCAGCGAATTTCGGATTACGTGGTGGATGCTTTGTTCAACGATCTGGGGGATTTTATGGCGATGCATCCGGAGCTTTATGTGTCCGTAAATTTGTCCGCCACGGATTTCCACTGCCCGCGCCTGGTGTCGGTGCTGGAGGAGAAAATTGAGCAGTACGGCATGAAAGCCCACCAGATAAAGGTTGAGGTAACCGAGCGGGGCTTTATTGACGTGCCGAAAACCAGGCCAGTGATTCAGGCCTTCCGGCAGGCGGGGTTTGAAATTGCCATCGACGATTTCGGAACGGGCTATTCCAACCTGCATAATCTGCAGTTTTTAAACGTGGATATCCTGAAGATTGATAAGTCCTTTATTGATAATCTCACCACGGATAAAGCCTGCTATCTCATTGCGGAACACATTATTGATATGGCCCGCAGTCTGGATTTGAAAACCATTGCGGAAGGCGTCGAAACGCAGGAGCAGGTTGACTGGCTGCAGGCGCGTGGCGTGCAATATTGCCAGGGCTGGCACTTTGCAAAGGCGATGCCTCCGCATGACTTTATAAACTGGCTTGCTCTGGCAGGCCAGCACCCTCCGCTGTAA
- a CDS encoding YjcB family protein: MTAITTGVLLMRWPLVSAVLMFLASTLNIQFRKSDYAFLAVISSLLGIAAALWFATGLLGLTSADFAVMWSSFKDVMVEISSHAPPEWPMVMT; encoded by the coding sequence ATGACTGCAATCACTACCGGCGTTTTACTTATGCGCTGGCCGTTAGTAAGTGCCGTGCTGATGTTTCTCGCCAGCACGCTGAATATTCAATTTCGAAAGTCCGACTATGCGTTTTTAGCCGTCATCAGCAGCCTGCTGGGCATCGCCGCCGCTCTCTGGTTTGCCACCGGCCTGCTGGGCCTGACATCGGCAGACTTCGCCGTCATGTGGTCGTCGTTTAAAGATGTGATGGTAGAGATTTCCAGCCACGCACCGCCTGAATGGCCGATGGTGATGACCTGA
- a CDS encoding transglycosylase SLT domain-containing protein: protein MNVISLSRLAVTCFACLFAFLMINRVSAAAPVEALPAQAEQTDLALSADAILQPWKGDLPGMLDRRVIRVLTTYSKTFYFLDKGTQRGLTHDAFIALESDLNRRLIKDKKLQHRHLRIQIIFVPVARDRLFAALNEGRGDIAAANLSVTPSREKLVSFTTPLYSNVKELLVSGPSSPNVATLEQLSGKTVFVRFSSSYYESLRALNARFARESLPPITLEPAPEALEDEDLIEMLNSGLIPPIVVDRHKAVFWKQVFPKIQVHEDVVLRDEADIAWAVRKNSPQLLALLNSFVEENGKGSLLGNILLTRYLKSVKYVKNAAADEERRKLLAMVELFRKYGDQYDVDWLLMVAQGYQESRLDQNARSKAGAIGVMQVLPSTGRELNVGDIRKLSPNINAGVKYMRWMIDHYYREEPMTPLDKALFTFASYNAGPARIARLRVETQKRGFDPNVWFGNVEYLAAEKIGTETVTYVSNIYKYYIAYQLIMKERALQQKAREQSMAQPVPEKAKVAE, encoded by the coding sequence ATGAACGTCATCTCTCTTTCGCGACTCGCCGTCACCTGCTTCGCCTGCCTTTTCGCTTTTTTAATGATTAACAGAGTCTCTGCCGCTGCCCCCGTAGAGGCTTTACCGGCACAGGCGGAACAAACGGATCTGGCACTCAGCGCGGACGCGATACTGCAGCCATGGAAAGGTGATTTACCCGGCATGCTCGACCGACGCGTCATCCGGGTTCTCACGACCTACAGCAAAACGTTTTACTTCCTCGATAAAGGCACCCAGCGCGGACTTACCCACGACGCGTTTATCGCGTTAGAAAGCGATCTGAACCGCAGGCTCATCAAGGACAAAAAGCTTCAGCATCGCCATCTCCGGATACAAATCATCTTCGTGCCGGTAGCCCGGGACAGGCTGTTTGCAGCCCTCAACGAAGGCAGGGGAGATATCGCGGCGGCTAACCTCAGCGTGACGCCCTCGCGTGAGAAGCTAGTGTCCTTTACAACCCCTCTGTATTCCAACGTTAAAGAACTTCTCGTCTCCGGGCCTTCGTCCCCCAACGTGGCGACGCTGGAACAGCTCTCCGGCAAAACCGTCTTTGTGCGTTTTTCATCAAGCTATTACGAAAGCCTGCGGGCACTCAATGCGCGTTTTGCGCGCGAATCTCTTCCCCCAATAACGCTGGAGCCAGCCCCCGAGGCGCTCGAAGATGAGGATCTGATCGAGATGCTCAACTCGGGGCTCATACCGCCGATCGTCGTCGATCGTCACAAGGCTGTTTTTTGGAAACAGGTATTTCCGAAAATTCAGGTGCATGAAGATGTGGTGCTGCGCGACGAGGCGGACATCGCCTGGGCGGTGCGCAAAAACAGTCCTCAGCTTCTCGCGCTGCTTAATAGCTTCGTTGAGGAGAACGGCAAGGGCAGCCTGCTGGGCAATATCCTGCTTACCCGCTACCTGAAGAGCGTCAAATACGTCAAGAATGCCGCGGCTGATGAAGAGCGACGCAAGCTGCTGGCGATGGTGGAGCTGTTCAGAAAGTATGGTGACCAGTATGACGTGGACTGGCTGCTGATGGTGGCGCAGGGCTATCAGGAATCTCGTCTCGATCAGAACGCCCGTAGTAAGGCCGGGGCGATTGGCGTGATGCAGGTCTTACCGAGCACCGGCAGGGAGCTGAACGTCGGGGATATCCGCAAACTGTCTCCCAACATCAATGCCGGGGTGAAATATATGCGCTGGATGATCGATCATTATTACCGCGAAGAACCCATGACGCCTCTCGACAAGGCTCTCTTCACATTCGCCTCTTACAACGCAGGCCCGGCACGCATCGCCCGACTGCGTGTCGAAACGCAAAAGCGCGGCTTCGATCCCAACGTCTGGTTTGGCAACGTGGAATATCTGGCCGCCGAGAAGATCGGCACCGAAACGGTGACCTATGTCAGCAACATTTATAAGTATTACATCGCGTACCAGCTCATCATGAAGGAGCGGGCGCTCCAGCAGAAGGCGCGGGAACAATCGATGGCCCAGCCGGTGCCGGAAAAGGCGAAGGTGGCAGAATGA
- the ssb1 gene encoding single-stranded DNA-binding protein SSB1 — MASRGVNKVILVGNLGQDPEVRYMPNGGAVANITLATSESWRDKQTGETKEKTEWHRVVLFGKLAEVAGEYLRKGSQVYIEGALQTRKWTDQAGVEKYTTEVVVNVGGTMQMLGGRAGGGAGAPAGGNGGQQQGGWGQPQQPQGGNQFSGGAQSRPQQSAPAAPANNEPPMDFDDDIPF, encoded by the coding sequence ATGGCCAGCAGAGGCGTAAACAAGGTGATTCTCGTCGGGAATCTGGGTCAGGACCCGGAAGTACGCTACATGCCAAATGGGGGCGCTGTCGCCAACATTACCCTGGCCACGTCAGAGTCCTGGCGCGATAAGCAAACCGGCGAAACTAAAGAGAAGACTGAATGGCACCGCGTTGTGCTGTTTGGCAAACTGGCGGAAGTGGCCGGTGAATATCTGCGTAAAGGCTCCCAGGTGTATATTGAGGGTGCGCTGCAGACGCGCAAATGGACCGACCAGGCTGGCGTTGAAAAATACACCACTGAAGTCGTCGTCAACGTGGGCGGCACCATGCAGATGCTGGGTGGCCGTGCTGGTGGTGGCGCAGGCGCGCCGGCTGGTGGCAACGGTGGTCAGCAGCAGGGTGGTTGGGGTCAGCCTCAGCAGCCGCAGGGCGGCAACCAGTTCAGCGGCGGCGCGCAGTCTCGTCCGCAGCAGAGCGCACCAGCGGCTCCGGCTAACAATGAGCCACCAATGGATTTTGACGACGATATCCCGTTCTGA
- the uvrA gene encoding excinuclease ABC subunit UvrA, whose product MDKIEVRGARTHNLKNINLVIPRDKLIVVTGLSGSGKSSLAFDTLYAEGQRRYVESLSAYARQFLSLMEKPDVDHIEGLSPAISIEQKSTSHNPRSTVGTITEIHDYLRLLYARVGEPRCPDHDVPLAAQTVSQMVDNVLAEPEGRRLMLLAPIIKDRKGEHTKTLENLASQGYIRARIDGEVCDLSDPPKLELQKKHTIEVVVDRFKVREDIGQRLAESFETALELSGGSAVVADMDDEKAEEMLFSANFACPICGYSMRELEPRLFSFNNPAGACPTCDGLGVQQYFDPDRVVQNGELSLAGGAIRGWDRRNFYYFTMLRSLAEHYKFDVETPWNDLSASVKNVVLHGSGKETIEFKYMNDRGDTSVRRHPFEGVLHNMERRYKETESSAVREELAKFISSRPCASCEGTRLRREARHVFVENTPLPTISDMSIGHAMEFFQNMKLSGQRAQIAEKVLKEIGDRLKFLVNVGLNYLSLSRSAETLSGGEAQRIRLASQIGAGLVGVMYVLDEPSIGLHQRDNERLLETLIHLRNLGNTVIVVEHDEDAIRAADHIIDIGPGAGVHGGQVVAEGSMQDIIDAPESLTGQFLSGKREISVPKNRVPADPEKVLKLIGAKGNNLKDVTLTLPVGLFTCVTGVSGSGKSTLINDTLFPLAQRQLNGATIAEPAAYRDIQGLEHFDKVIDIDQSPIGRTPRSNPATYTGVFTPVRELFAGVPESRARGYTPGRFSFNVRGGRCEACQGDGVIKVEMHFLPDIYVPCDQCKGKRYNRETLEIKYKGKSIHEVLDMTIEDAREFFDAVPALARKLQTLIDVGLSYIRLGQSATTLSGGEAQRVKLARELSKRGTGQTLYILDEPTTGLHFADIQQLLEVLHQLRDQGNTIVVIEHNLDVIKTADWIVDLGPEGGSGGGEILVSGTPETVATCEASHTARFLKPLLR is encoded by the coding sequence ATGGATAAGATCGAAGTTCGGGGCGCCCGCACCCACAATCTCAAGAATATCAACCTCGTCATCCCTCGCGACAAACTCATTGTCGTGACCGGGCTGTCGGGTTCTGGCAAATCCTCACTGGCTTTTGACACGCTGTACGCCGAAGGGCAACGTCGCTACGTTGAGTCCCTTTCTGCCTATGCACGTCAGTTCCTGTCGCTGATGGAAAAGCCGGATGTCGACCACATTGAAGGGCTGTCGCCGGCGATTTCTATCGAGCAGAAATCCACTTCGCACAACCCGCGATCCACCGTCGGCACCATTACGGAAATCCACGACTACCTGCGTCTGCTTTATGCCCGCGTCGGCGAACCACGTTGCCCGGACCACGACGTCCCGCTGGCGGCGCAAACCGTCAGCCAGATGGTGGACAACGTGCTGGCCGAGCCGGAAGGCCGCCGCCTGATGCTGCTTGCGCCGATCATTAAAGACCGTAAGGGCGAGCACACCAAAACGCTGGAAAACCTGGCAAGCCAGGGGTATATCCGCGCCCGTATCGACGGCGAGGTCTGCGACCTCTCCGATCCGCCGAAGCTGGAATTACAAAAAAAACATACCATTGAAGTGGTTGTTGACCGTTTCAAGGTTCGTGAAGATATCGGCCAGCGCCTGGCAGAATCCTTCGAGACCGCGCTGGAGCTCTCCGGCGGCTCCGCCGTCGTGGCGGATATGGACGACGAAAAAGCAGAAGAGATGCTGTTCTCTGCCAACTTCGCCTGCCCGATTTGCGGCTACAGCATGCGCGAACTGGAACCGCGCCTGTTCTCGTTCAACAACCCGGCTGGCGCATGCCCAACCTGCGACGGCCTGGGCGTACAGCAGTATTTCGATCCGGATCGCGTGGTGCAAAACGGCGAGCTGTCGCTGGCCGGTGGCGCAATCCGCGGCTGGGATCGCCGCAACTTCTACTATTTCACCATGCTGCGGTCTCTGGCGGAGCATTATAAGTTCGACGTAGAAACGCCGTGGAACGATCTGAGCGCATCGGTGAAAAACGTCGTGCTGCACGGGTCCGGCAAAGAAACTATCGAATTCAAATACATGAACGATCGCGGTGACACCTCCGTACGCCGCCATCCGTTCGAAGGCGTTCTGCACAATATGGAGCGCCGCTATAAAGAAACTGAATCTTCCGCCGTGCGTGAAGAGCTGGCGAAGTTCATCAGCAGCCGCCCTTGTGCTAGCTGCGAAGGCACGCGCCTGCGCCGTGAAGCGCGCCACGTGTTCGTTGAGAACACCCCGCTGCCCACCATTTCAGATATGAGCATCGGCCATGCGATGGAATTCTTCCAGAACATGAAGCTCAGCGGCCAGCGCGCGCAAATCGCCGAAAAAGTGCTGAAAGAGATTGGCGATCGCCTGAAGTTTCTGGTGAACGTCGGCCTGAACTACCTGTCCCTTTCCCGCTCCGCAGAAACCCTCTCCGGCGGCGAAGCCCAGCGAATCCGTCTGGCGAGCCAGATTGGTGCCGGGCTGGTCGGCGTGATGTACGTGCTGGATGAGCCGTCCATTGGCCTGCACCAGCGCGACAACGAGCGCCTGCTGGAGACGCTTATCCACTTGCGCAATCTCGGCAATACCGTGATCGTGGTAGAGCATGACGAAGACGCCATTCGCGCCGCTGACCATATCATTGATATCGGCCCTGGCGCGGGCGTACACGGCGGCCAGGTGGTGGCGGAAGGCAGCATGCAGGACATCATCGATGCGCCGGAATCCCTGACCGGGCAGTTCCTGAGCGGCAAACGCGAGATTTCTGTGCCGAAAAACCGCGTGCCGGCCGATCCGGAAAAAGTCCTCAAGCTGATTGGCGCGAAAGGCAACAACCTGAAAGACGTCACGCTGACGCTGCCGGTAGGCCTGTTTACCTGCGTCACCGGCGTTTCGGGTTCAGGTAAATCAACGCTGATTAACGATACGCTGTTCCCGCTCGCCCAGCGCCAGCTCAACGGCGCGACCATCGCGGAGCCGGCGGCCTATCGCGACATTCAGGGGCTGGAACATTTCGATAAAGTTATCGATATCGACCAGAGCCCGATTGGCCGTACGCCGCGTTCAAACCCGGCAACGTATACCGGCGTGTTCACCCCGGTACGTGAGCTGTTTGCGGGCGTGCCGGAATCCCGCGCGCGCGGCTATACGCCAGGGCGCTTCAGCTTTAACGTGCGCGGCGGGCGCTGTGAGGCCTGTCAGGGCGACGGCGTGATCAAAGTTGAAATGCACTTCCTGCCGGATATCTACGTGCCGTGCGACCAGTGCAAAGGCAAACGCTATAACCGCGAAACGCTGGAAATTAAATACAAGGGCAAGAGCATTCACGAAGTGCTGGATATGACCATTGAAGACGCCCGCGAGTTCTTCGATGCCGTGCCTGCGCTGGCGCGTAAGCTGCAAACGCTTATCGATGTGGGCCTGTCTTATATTCGCCTTGGGCAGTCAGCAACGACGCTCTCCGGCGGTGAAGCCCAGCGCGTGAAGCTGGCGAGGGAGCTGTCAAAACGCGGCACGGGGCAGACGCTCTATATTCTCGATGAGCCGACCACCGGCCTGCACTTCGCGGATATTCAGCAGCTGCTGGAAGTGCTGCATCAGCTCAGGGACCAGGGCAACACCATCGTGGTCATCGAACATAATCTGGACGTGATTAAAACCGCGGACTGGATTGTCGACCTTGGCCCGGAAGGCGGCAGTGGCGGCGGCGAGATCCTCGTTTCCGGCACCCCGGAAACTGTCGCCACCTGCGAGGCGTCCCATACCGCGCGCTTCCTTAAGCCATTGCTCAGGTAA
- a CDS encoding MmcQ/YjbR family DNA-binding protein: MTNSELLQYCMNKPGAEQTVHSDWKATQIKVADVLYAMVHDVEERPAVSLKASPELADLLRESHKDVFPSAHLNKAHWSTVYLDGTLPDSQIYYLVDASYQQALSLLPDQTRQQLGR, encoded by the coding sequence ATGACCAATTCGGAGCTGTTGCAGTACTGCATGAATAAGCCTGGCGCGGAACAAACCGTTCACAGCGACTGGAAGGCCACGCAGATTAAAGTGGCGGACGTGCTTTATGCCATGGTGCACGACGTGGAAGAGCGTCCGGCGGTTTCGCTGAAGGCGAGCCCGGAGCTTGCTGATTTACTGAGGGAAAGCCATAAGGACGTGTTTCCCAGCGCGCATCTGAACAAGGCGCACTGGAGCACGGTTTACCTGGACGGCACGCTGCCGGATTCGCAGATTTACTATCTGGTGGATGCGTCTTACCAGCAGGCGCTGTCGCTGCTGCCCGATCAAACCAGGCAGCAGCTCGGCAGGTAA
- the aphA gene encoding acid phosphatase AphA, producing the protein MRKITLAFSAACLLLGLNHSVVAKESAPAPLNPGVTVAQLAQQAPVHWVSVAQIENSLLGRPPIAVGFDIDDTVLFSSPGFYRGQKEYSPGKQDYLKNPEFWEKMNNGWDEFSMPKEVAKQLIALHLKRGDSIYFVTGRSQTKTETVTKTLQNDFLIPQSAVNPVIFAGDKEGQNTKTQWLKDKQIKIFYGDSDNDITAAQDMGARGIRVLRASNSSYQPLPKAGAFGEEVIVNSEY; encoded by the coding sequence ATGCGTAAAATTACCCTGGCCTTTAGCGCCGCCTGTTTACTGCTTGGCTTAAACCACTCCGTTGTTGCGAAAGAATCTGCCCCGGCTCCTCTCAACCCGGGCGTTACCGTTGCCCAGCTTGCTCAGCAGGCACCCGTGCACTGGGTTTCCGTGGCGCAAATTGAAAATAGCCTGCTGGGCCGCCCGCCGATTGCGGTTGGGTTCGATATCGATGACACGGTGCTGTTCTCAAGCCCGGGCTTTTATCGCGGCCAGAAGGAGTATTCGCCGGGCAAGCAGGACTACCTGAAAAACCCGGAGTTCTGGGAAAAGATGAACAACGGCTGGGACGAGTTCAGCATGCCGAAAGAAGTGGCGAAGCAGCTGATCGCCCTGCACCTGAAGCGCGGCGACAGCATCTATTTCGTGACCGGGCGCAGCCAGACGAAAACCGAAACCGTCACTAAAACGTTGCAGAATGATTTCCTCATCCCGCAGAGCGCGGTGAATCCGGTCATTTTTGCCGGCGACAAAGAAGGCCAGAACACCAAAACCCAGTGGCTGAAGGACAAGCAGATTAAAATCTTCTACGGCGACTCGGATAATGACATTACGGCCGCGCAGGACATGGGCGCGCGCGGCATCCGTGTGCTGCGGGCTTCCAACTCCAGCTACCAGCCGCTGCCGAAAGCGGGCGCGTTTGGCGAAGAAGTGATAGTGAACTCAGAATACTAG
- the tyrB gene encoding aromatic amino acid transaminase, protein MFQKVDAYAGDPILSLMERFKVDPRADKVNLSIGLYYNEDGVIPQLQAVAEAEARLNAKPHGASLYLPMEGLNTYRNAIAPLLFGAKHEALRDGRIASIQTLGGSGALKVGADFLKTYFPDSQVWVSDPTWENHVAIFAGAGFTVNTYPWFDSETNGVRFEALLETLNKLPARSVVLLHPCCHNPTGADLTNAQWDAVIQILKARELIPFLDIAYQGFGAGMEQDAYAIRAIAGTGMPALVSNSFSKIFSLYGERVGGLSVVCEDAETAGRVLGQLKATVRRNYSSPPNFGAQVVAAVLNDEQLKASWLAEVESMRCRILDMRQALVSVLKTEVPRGNFDYLLTQRGMFSYTGLSAEQVDRLRDEFGVYLIASGRMCVAGLNSNNVRRVAKAFAAVM, encoded by the coding sequence GTGTTTCAAAAAGTTGACGCCTATGCTGGCGACCCGATTCTGTCCCTGATGGAACGCTTCAAAGTTGATCCCCGCGCCGACAAGGTCAACCTCAGCATTGGCCTGTACTACAACGAAGATGGGGTGATCCCGCAGCTGCAGGCGGTGGCGGAAGCCGAAGCTCGCCTTAACGCGAAGCCGCACGGTGCCTCCCTTTATCTGCCGATGGAAGGCCTGAACACCTACCGCAACGCCATTGCTCCGCTGCTCTTTGGTGCTAAGCACGAAGCGCTGCGCGACGGGCGTATCGCTTCAATCCAGACGCTTGGCGGCTCTGGTGCGCTGAAGGTTGGTGCGGACTTCCTGAAAACTTACTTCCCTGATTCGCAGGTCTGGGTCAGCGATCCGACGTGGGAAAACCACGTCGCTATCTTTGCCGGCGCGGGCTTTACGGTGAATACCTACCCGTGGTTCGACAGCGAAACCAACGGTGTGCGTTTCGAAGCCCTGCTTGAAACATTGAATAAATTACCGGCCCGGAGCGTTGTGCTGCTGCACCCTTGCTGCCACAACCCGACGGGTGCGGACCTGACGAACGCCCAGTGGGATGCGGTTATTCAAATCCTCAAAGCGCGTGAGCTGATCCCGTTCCTCGATATAGCTTACCAGGGCTTTGGCGCGGGCATGGAGCAGGATGCCTACGCCATTCGCGCTATTGCCGGCACGGGTATGCCTGCGCTGGTCAGCAACTCCTTCTCGAAGATTTTCTCGCTCTACGGCGAGCGCGTCGGCGGGCTGTCTGTCGTCTGCGAAGATGCAGAAACTGCGGGCCGCGTGCTCGGCCAGCTTAAAGCTACCGTGCGCCGCAACTACTCCAGCCCGCCGAACTTTGGCGCGCAGGTTGTGGCCGCCGTGCTGAACGATGAACAGCTGAAGGCCAGCTGGTTAGCCGAAGTGGAAAGCATGCGCTGCCGCATTCTCGACATGCGTCAGGCGCTGGTTTCCGTGCTGAAAACAGAGGTGCCGAGAGGCAACTTTGACTATCTGCTGACCCAGCGCGGCATGTTCAGCTACACGGGCCTGAGCGCGGAGCAGGTCGACCGCCTGCGCGATGAATTCGGCGTTTACCTGATAGCCAGCGGGCGCATGTGCGTCGCGGGCCTGAACAGCAACAACGTGCGCCGCGTGGCTAAGGCTTTTGCTGCTGTAATGTAA
- the alr gene encoding alanine racemase — MQAATVKINRRALRHNLQRLRELAPASRMVAVVKANAYGHGLLETARTLPDADAFGVARLEEAVRLRAGGIAQPILLLEGFFNASDLATIAEQNLQTAIHSIEQLEALEQAELSHPVTVWMKLDTGMHRLGVLPHEAEAFYQRLVNCKNVSQPVNIVSHFARADEPDSDATPRQLDTFTSFINGKPGQKSIAASGGILLWPQSHLDWVRPGIILYGVSPLEQKPWAGEFGFQPVMSLTSSLIAVRSHKAGEPVGYGGTWIAERDTRLGVVAMGYGDGYPRCAPSGTPVLVNGREVPIVGRVAMDMICVDLGPEATEKVGDGVVLWGEGLPVERIAAITKVSAYELITRLTSRVAMEYLD, encoded by the coding sequence ATGCAAGCGGCAACCGTAAAAATTAACCGCCGCGCTCTGCGACACAACCTCCAGCGTCTGCGCGAACTGGCTCCGGCCAGCCGCATGGTGGCGGTGGTGAAAGCAAACGCCTATGGGCACGGTCTGCTTGAGACCGCCCGCACCCTCCCTGATGCCGATGCCTTCGGCGTGGCCCGCCTCGAAGAGGCCGTACGGCTGCGCGCAGGGGGGATCGCTCAGCCCATTTTGCTGCTGGAAGGCTTCTTCAACGCCAGCGACCTGGCAACCATCGCTGAACAGAATCTCCAGACTGCCATTCACAGTATCGAACAGCTCGAGGCGCTGGAGCAGGCGGAGCTTAGCCATCCGGTGACGGTCTGGATGAAGCTGGATACCGGCATGCACCGTCTGGGCGTTCTGCCGCACGAGGCGGAAGCCTTTTATCAGCGGCTGGTGAACTGTAAAAACGTCAGCCAGCCGGTGAATATCGTCAGCCACTTTGCCCGCGCGGACGAGCCGGATTCGGATGCCACCCCCCGCCAGCTTGATACCTTTACCTCCTTTATTAACGGCAAGCCGGGCCAGAAATCTATCGCTGCCTCCGGCGGCATTCTGCTGTGGCCGCAGTCGCATCTCGACTGGGTACGTCCGGGCATCATTCTTTATGGCGTCTCTCCCCTGGAGCAGAAGCCGTGGGCCGGGGAGTTTGGTTTCCAGCCGGTGATGTCGCTGACTTCCAGCCTGATCGCGGTTCGCAGCCATAAAGCGGGTGAGCCAGTAGGCTACGGCGGCACGTGGATTGCGGAACGTGACACTCGCCTGGGCGTGGTGGCAATGGGCTATGGCGACGGCTACCCTCGCTGCGCGCCATCAGGTACGCCGGTGCTGGTTAACGGTCGTGAAGTGCCGATTGTTGGACGCGTGGCAATGGACATGATTTGCGTCGATCTTGGCCCGGAAGCAACGGAAAAAGTGGGCGACGGCGTGGTGCTCTGGGGGGAAGGTCTACCCGTTGAGCGCATCGCTGCAATCACAAAAGTAAGTGCTTACGAACTTATCACGCGCCTGACTTCAAGGGTGGCAATGGAATATCTGGACTAA